In Methanocella paludicola SANAE, the sequence GAACATCATCGTCACGTATAACGTGCTCGAGTCCATGCGAGAGCTCGGCGTAAAGAATATTGCCTTTACGTCCACGTCGACCGTGTATGGTGAGGCGTCCGTTGTGCCGACGCCCGAAAATTACGGGCCGCTCATGCCCATATCGCTTTACGGCGCGTCGAAACTTTCCTGCGAGGCGCTCATCAGCTCCTACTGCCACACGTTCGGCATGGCCTCGTGGCTCTACCGCTTTGCCAACATCATCGGCGACCGCAGCACCCACGGCGTCATCTTTGATTTCATCCAAAAACTCAAAAAGGACCCGGCGAAGCTGACCATCCTCGGCGACGGCCGGCAGTCAAAGTCCTACCTGCACGTCGGGGATTGCGTGGACGCGATGCTCTTCGCCGTGGAAAAGGAGCACGGCCCGGTGAACATCGTAAATATCGGCTCGGAAGATCGCATCGATGTCACTGCCATTGCGCGGATCGTAATAGAAGAGATGGGCCTGAACGGCGTTAAGCTCGAATATACCGGCGGCACCCGGGGCTGGGCGGGCGACGTGCCCTTCATGGGCCTCTCCATCGAGAGGATGAAGTCGCTTGGCTGGAAGCCGGAGCATAATTCCGAAGAGAGCGTGCGCATGTGTGTGCGTTCGCTGTTAAGTAAAAAGGCGTAGTTATGGACCACGATAAAAAAATGAAGAGCATCGATAAGCGTATCGATGAGTACCACTTTAAGATCAAGGACTCCAGCGACCTGAAAGCGGAGAGCGGAGTCTTCGACACGCCTACGCTGAAGACCCTGTACACGCTGGCCAGTAAAGGTATCATCACGGCTATGGGCGGCGTCGTATCGACGGGTAAGGAGGCCGACGTGTTCCATGCGATCGGTGAGAATGGCAAGGAGCTGGCAATTAAGATATACCGTATTAACACCAGCGATTTTCAAAAGATGCAGGATTATCTTATCGGTGACCCCCGCTTCTCCAACGTGCGCGGCACGAAAAAGGATATAGTGTTCGCCTGGACAAAAAAGGAGCAGAGGAACCTGGAGAGGGCCGCTGAGGTCGGCGTAAAAGTACCCGAGCCTATGATCTCCGAGAGAAACATCCTCATCATGGAATTCATAGGAAAGGACGGCGTATCGGCGCCCAGGCTCAAGGACGTACGGCTCGAAGAGCCGCAGCCGATATACGACACCGTCGCCGACTACATGCGCCTGCTATACCAGAAGGCGAAGCTGGTACACGGAGACTTAAGCGAATACAACATACTTCTATATGAGGAAAGACCGGTCATAATAGATATGGGACAGGCGGTAATGCTGGAACACCCCATGGCGCGAGAATTTTTGGCACGAGACGTGAAAAACATCGTCAGGTACTTTAAGAAATCGGGCGTAAAGTGCAGTGAAGAAGAGTTAAGCGCCCACATATTGAAAAAGGATTGATAATCATGCAAGAGCACATCAAGGTCCCGCAGGACAGGATCGGCGCCATCATCGGCGTCGAGGGGAACATCAAAAAGATCATCGAGGAGAAGACAGGCGCGACGGTGGACGTCGACAGCGAGAGCGGGACCGTGGTCATCGGGACCGAGGCGGACGCCTTTAAGGCGCTGAAGGCCGCCGAGGTCATCAAGGCAGTAGCCCGCGGGTTCAGCCCCGAGAAAGCCCTCAAGCTTCTCGAGAACGAGGACCTGGTCCTGGACGTCATCGACCTGTCGAACCTGACCGATTCGCCGTCAGACCTTAAGCGGCTTAAGGGACGCATCATCGGGAGGAACGGCAAGACCCGCGAGGTCATCGAGCAGATGTCGGGCGCCCGGGTCTCCGTCTATGGTAAGACGATAAGCATCATCGGCGATTCGGAGCAGCTTGCCACGGTGCGCGAGGCTTTGAACATGCTCATCGACGGCGCGCCTCACGGAGCCGTATACGGGTTCCTGGAAAAGCGCAGGCGCGAGCTAAAAAGAACTCAGATGGATTCGATATTTTAGAAGTAATGTTATGGAGGGGCCGAAGGGCCCCTCCGCAAATTATTTTTACTTGGGTTTCTTGCCGCAGCCGCAGGTGTCGCACATTCGCCTTCACCTCCCGGTAAAGTGATCGGGATTCTATAATACCAGTATAAAAATGCGGATGCCTGAACGTTTCTCGATGATAAAACGAAACTCGCTCAGAAGCGCAAAAAAAGATTATGGTTGGCAGCTCAGACGATGTACTTGTCTTCCGCCGTAAATTCCTTGGGGCCGGGCTGTTGCTGCTGCTCCAGCTCTTTGATCTTAGTGATGATCTTCTCGATCTCCGCCGCCCTGGCCTCGAGCTCTTTCATGTCGACCGTCAGGTTCATCGCTTTTGATAGAACGCCGAGGACTGCCTGGGCGCTCTTGGGGTCCACGAGGTATCCGGATGTCTCGCCCATAAGACAGACCGCTTCGATGCCCCGGAGCTCGCCCAATCCGAGTATCAGGCCGGAGGCGCCGATGATGCCGCCGGACAGCTCGCCCTCGTTGAATATGGCGCCGTAGGACTTGACCTCGTCGATGATGTCGGCCTTATTCGTCGCGTAGAGGACGTGCGGGACTTCGATAAGCTTCCCGGTGCCGTATCCGCCTAAAGTGTAAATGCGGCGCGCCTTGAACTTTTCCGCGATGTCGAGGTATATCCCCGCGAGCTCATAGTGGCCCTCGTTGGTCACGCTCTGGGAATCGCCGACCAGGATGAGCATGTCGGCGGCCTTCTCGTCGCCGTTCCAGGCATAGACCTCGTTGCTGACCAGCTTCGTGGTCCCGTCAGGGTTCACGTTAACTTGAGGCGGAAACTGGGGTGAAAAGATCTCCATGATCTTCTCGGCCTTTAGCTCTCCGATAAGGTGTTCGGCTACAAGTTTACCGATCAGTCCGATGCCCGGCAGCCCGACGACCATTACGGGCCGGTCCAGGGCCTTTTCGCCGTATTCGACGACGGTTGTCTCGTTCATAGTAAAAAGTCACTTCTTTGCGAGGCGCCGGTACTTGCCGTAGGCGTCCAAAGGAGAATATCTCGCCGGGACGGGATTTATAGTCTTCCCTCCGCATTTCGGGCATGCACTATTAAACGTATATGTGCCGCACTGCGCACACTTCTTCATCTTGGTCTTCATAATAATTAAAAATAAGGCTCACTGGAAGGACTTTGCCTCTTCCATGTGCCGGTGGAACTCGCCTTCGCCGCCGTGCTTCTTGACCTGCTCGATGGCCTGTATGGCGGTATTCTTGAGGATGTTCTCGGCCTTCTTGTAGTCGGGAGCCACGACCCTTATGCGGTAACGCGGGGCGCCTACGTACGAGATCTCGACGACGATGCCTTCCCCGGCATCGCCGGCGTTCGCCGCCTTCAGCGCCTTCTTAATGATGTCTATGCCGTTGGATACGGGGCAAATAAGGTCTACGTATCCGGAAATATCCACGGATGGGACCTTGACGTTATCGTGCGCGACCTTGAGGATAGCGTCCACGACATTCTGCGGGAAGCCAAGCTTATTGATGGTCCGCATGTCGCCCTTGACCGCGTCCTCGAAGATAGCGTAAAGGTTACCGAACTCGTCCCGGATCGTATCCTTCATCGTCTCCAGCTCGGCAGGCGGGATCTTCGTGTCGTCGGCGACGAACTGGAGCCACTTGGAGGCCTTCTGGTCGTTCTTCCAGAGCTGGATCGTTTCCCTGCGCTGATGTTCGTTAACGTCCTTGAAAGAAAGGTCGATATGGCCCCTCTTGGGGTTCACGTCCAGTACCTTACAGACGATCTTCTGCCCTTCACGAACGTGGTCGCGGATATACTTGACCCACCCCGAGGCGACCTCGGAAATGTGAATCAGCCCTTCCTTGTTATCGTATTCGTCGAGCGCGACGAACGCGCCGAAGTCCACGACCTTCGTTACGGTACAGACTACGAGTTCCCCTACGTTGGGCCATCCTTTAGTCATGATGCTG encodes:
- a CDS encoding RNA-protein complex protein Nop10, with the protein product MKTKMKKCAQCGTYTFNSACPKCGGKTINPVPARYSPLDAYGKYRRLAKK
- a CDS encoding serine protein kinase RIO, which gives rise to MDHDKKMKSIDKRIDEYHFKIKDSSDLKAESGVFDTPTLKTLYTLASKGIITAMGGVVSTGKEADVFHAIGENGKELAIKIYRINTSDFQKMQDYLIGDPRFSNVRGTKKDIVFAWTKKEQRNLERAAEVGVKVPEPMISERNILIMEFIGKDGVSAPRLKDVRLEEPQPIYDTVADYMRLLYQKAKLVHGDLSEYNILLYEERPVIIDMGQAVMLEHPMAREFLARDVKNIVRYFKKSGVKCSEEELSAHILKKD
- a CDS encoding proteasome assembly chaperone family protein, encoding MNETTVVEYGEKALDRPVMVVGLPGIGLIGKLVAEHLIGELKAEKIMEIFSPQFPPQVNVNPDGTTKLVSNEVYAWNGDEKAADMLILVGDSQSVTNEGHYELAGIYLDIAEKFKARRIYTLGGYGTGKLIEVPHVLYATNKADIIDEVKSYGAIFNEGELSGGIIGASGLILGLGELRGIEAVCLMGETSGYLVDPKSAQAVLGVLSKAMNLTVDMKELEARAAEIEKIITKIKELEQQQQPGPKEFTAEDKYIV
- a CDS encoding NAD-dependent epimerase/dehydratase family protein, whose product is MKCVVTGGAGFIGSHLTDRLLAMGHDVTVIDNLSGGRLEFIEGHFPDDRFNFIKKDISGDGAIKELKGADIVYHLAANPDVKLGAENTKVHLKQNIIVTYNVLESMRELGVKNIAFTSTSTVYGEASVVPTPENYGPLMPISLYGASKLSCEALISSYCHTFGMASWLYRFANIIGDRSTHGVIFDFIQKLKKDPAKLTILGDGRQSKSYLHVGDCVDAMLFAVEKEHGPVNIVNIGSEDRIDVTAIARIVIEEMGLNGVKLEYTGGTRGWAGDVPFMGLSIERMKSLGWKPEHNSEESVRMCVRSLLSKKA
- a CDS encoding translation initiation factor IF-2 subunit alpha, which translates into the protein MTKGWPNVGELVVCTVTKVVDFGAFVALDEYDNKEGLIHISEVASGWVKYIRDHVREGQKIVCKVLDVNPKRGHIDLSFKDVNEHQRRETIQLWKNDQKASKWLQFVADDTKIPPAELETMKDTIRDEFGNLYAIFEDAVKGDMRTINKLGFPQNVVDAILKVAHDNVKVPSVDISGYVDLICPVSNGIDIIKKALKAANAGDAGEGIVVEISYVGAPRYRIRVVAPDYKKAENILKNTAIQAIEQVKKHGGEGEFHRHMEEAKSFQ
- a CDS encoding KH domain-containing protein, with amino-acid sequence MQEHIKVPQDRIGAIIGVEGNIKKIIEEKTGATVDVDSESGTVVIGTEADAFKALKAAEVIKAVARGFSPEKALKLLENEDLVLDVIDLSNLTDSPSDLKRLKGRIIGRNGKTREVIEQMSGARVSVYGKTISIIGDSEQLATVREALNMLIDGAPHGAVYGFLEKRRRELKRTQMDSIF